Proteins found in one Orcinus orca chromosome 11, mOrcOrc1.1, whole genome shotgun sequence genomic segment:
- the LPAR5 gene encoding lysophosphatidic acid receptor 5: MLANSSANDSDLRCPDHQPIHHLHLVVYSLVLAAGLPLNALALWVFLHALRVHSVVSVYMCNLAASDLLFTLSLPLRLSYYAQHYWPFSDLLCQLAGAVFQMNMYGSCIFLTLINVDRYVAIVHPLRLRHLRRPRVARLLCLGVWALILLFAVPTVLVHRPSPCARDGRWVHVCFENFSDELWKGRLLPLLLLAEALGFLLPLVAVVYSSVRVFCTLARPDATRSQRRQKTVRLLLASLVIFLLCFVPYNATLAVYGLLRGHVVLASPAARNQVRGVLMVMVLLAGANCVLDPLVYYFSAEGFRNTLRSLSSPLQARTSATNGARGALAEPTAETSHATVPAAASQGLLRPSDHRDSFTRCSEDSSL; this comes from the coding sequence ATGCTGGCCAACTCCTCGGCCAACGACTCTGATCTCAGGTGCCCGGACCACCAGCCCATCCACCACCTGCACTTGGTGGTCTACAGCCTGGTGCTGGCGGCAGGGCTCCCCCTCAACGCGCTGGCCCTCTGGGTCTTCCTGCACGCGCTGCGCGTGCACTCGGTAGTGAGCGTGTACATGTGCAACCTGGCGGCCAGCGACCTCCTCTTCACCCTCTCGCTGCCCTTGCGCCTCTCCTACTATGCGCAGCACTACTGGCCCTTCTCGGACCTCCTGTGCCAGCTGGCGGGCGCCGTCTTCCAGATGAACATGTACGGCAGCTGCATCTTCCTGACCCTCATCAACGTGGACCGCTACGTCGCTATCGTGCACCCGCTGCGGCTGCGCCACCTGCGGCGGCCCCGCGTGGCGCGGCTGCTCTGCCTGGGCGTGTGGGCGCTCATCCTGCTGTTCGCCGTGCCCACCGTCCTGGTGCACCGGCCCTCACCCTGCGCCCGCGACGGCCGCTGGGTGCACGTGTGCTTCGAGAACTTCAGCGACGAGCTGTGGAAGGGCAGGCTGCTGCCGCTCCTGCTGCTAGCCGAGGCGCTGGGATTCCTGCTGCCCCTGGTAGCCGTGGTCTACTCTTCGGTCCGTGTCTTCTGCACCCTGGCGCGGCCCGACGCCACGCGGAGCCAGCGGCGGCAGAAGACGGTGCGCCTCCTGCTGGCCAGCCTGGTCATCTTCCTGCTGTGCTTCGTGCCCTACAACGCCACGCTGGCCGTGTACGGGCTGCTGCGCGGCCACGTGGTGCTGGCCAGCCCGGCGGCGCGCAACCAGGTGCGCGGGGTGCTGATGGTCATGGTGCTGCTGGCCGGCGCCAACTGCGTGCTCGACCCGCTGGTGTACTACTTCAGCGCCGAGGGTTTCCGCAACACCCTGCGCAGCCTGAGCTCTCCGCTCCAGGCCAGGACCTCGGCCACCAACGGGGCTCGGGGGGCACTCGCCGAACCAACCGCTGAGACCTCCCACGCCACCGTGCCGGCCGCCGCCAGCCAGGGGCTGCTCCGGCCCTCCGACCACCGGGACTCCTTCACCCGGTGCTCCGAGGACTCGTCCCTCTGA
- the ACRBP gene encoding acrosin-binding protein isoform X4: MKTTAWCRKRVGCSQPVSILSPNTLKEVDTSSEVPLTTMTSPKSSHITATEQQAFQPWPERLNSSVEELLQSSQSLGGQDQGQEREGQEEEWEEGQGTKQALEVTSGLQADLEPKTQSEFVTSNPFSFTPRVREVESTPMTMENIQEVIRSVQEMDEMNEMNDVYEENIWKAQSPGSLLQLPHVEALLALCYSIVENTCVITPTAKAWQHLEDEILGFGKSVCDSLGRRHVATCALCEFCSLKLEQCRSEASLQRQQCDSSHKTPFVSPLLASQSMSVGTQVGTLKSGRFYALDLYGGLRMDFWCARLATKGCEDNRVASWLQTEFLSFQDGDFPTKICDTEYVQYPNYCAFKSQQCMMRNRNRKLDHVRPIPVQVSRMRCLQNETYTVLTPAKSEDLVLRWSQEFSTLTLGQAG, encoded by the exons ATGAAAACCACGGCCTGGTGCCGGAAG CGGGTCGGGTGCTCCCAGCCAGTCTCAATCCTCTCACCAAACACTCTCAAGGAGGTGGACACTTCCTCTGAAGTGCCGCTCACGACGATGACCTCCCCCAAGTCCTCCCACATCACAG CCACAGAACAACAGGCCTTCCAGCCCTGGCCCGAGCGGCTTAACAGCAGCGTGGAGGAGCTGCTACAATCCTCCCAGTCCCTGGGCGGCCAGGATCAAGGGCAGGAGCGGGAGGGACAAGAGGAGGAGTGGGAGGAAGGACAGGGCACAAAGCAGGCGCTGGAGGTGACGTCTGGGTTGCAGGCAGACCTGGAGCCCAAGACCCAGTCTGAATTTGTAACTTCCAACCCTTTCTCCTTCACTCCCCGGGTGCGGGAAGTGGAGTCTACTCCCATGACGATGGAGAACATCCAAGAGGTCATCCGATCCGTGCAGGAAAtggatgaaatgaatgaaatgaatgatgtATATGAGGAGAATATCTGGAAAGCCCAGAGCCCCGGCAG TCTCCTGCAGCTGCCTCACGTGGAGGCCTTGCTGGCACTGTGCTACTCGATTGTGGAGAACACCTGTGTCATAACCCCTACAGCCAAGGCCTGGCAGCACTTGGAGGATGAGATCCTCGGTTTCGGGAAGTCG GTCTGTGACAGCCTTGGGCGGCGCCACGTGGCTACATGTGCCCTCTGTGAGTTCTGCTCCCTCAAGCTGGAGCAGTGCCGCTCGGAGGCCAGCCTGCAGCGGCAGCAGTGTGACAGCTCCCACAAGACGCCCTTCGTCAGCCCCCTGCTCGCGTCCCAGAGCATGTCCGTCGGCACCCAG GTAGGGACCCTAAAATCGGGCCGCTTTTACGCGCTGGATTTGTACGGCGGGCTGCGCATGGACTTCTGGTGTGCCCGGCTGGCCACCAAGGGCTGCGAAGACAATCGAGTCGCCAGCTGGCTCCAGACCGAGTTCCTCAGCTTCCAGGATGGGGACTTCCCCACCAAG ATTTGTGACACAGAATACGTGCAGTACCCGAACTATTGTGCCTTCAAAAGCCAGCAGTGCATGATGAGAAACCGGAACCGGAAG CTGGACCACGTGCGCCCAATCCCCGTGCAGGTGTCCCGCATGAGATGTCTGCAGAATGAGACGTACACCGTCCTGACCCCGGCCAAGAGCGAGGACCTCGTGCTTCGATGGAGCCAGGAGTTTAGCACCTTGACTCTCGGCCAAGCCGGCTGA
- the ACRBP gene encoding acrosin-binding protein isoform X1, translating into MRQLAAASLLSLLRVLLLPPAPAPAQDTLSTSTPGSPLSPTEYERFFALLTPTWKAETTCRLRATHGCRNPTLVQLDQYENHGLVPEGAVCSDLPHASRFESFCQFTQYRCSNHVYYAKRVGCSQPVSILSPNTLKEVDTSSEVPLTTMTSPKSSHITATEQQAFQPWPERLNSSVEELLQSSQSLGGQDQGQEREGQEEEWEEGQGTKQALEVTSGLQADLEPKTQSEFVTSNPFSFTPRVREVESTPMTMENIQEVIRSVQEMDEMNEMNDVYEENIWKAQSPGSLLQLPHVEALLALCYSIVENTCVITPTAKAWQHLEDEILGFGKSVCDSLGRRHVATCALCEFCSLKLEQCRSEASLQRQQCDSSHKTPFVSPLLASQSMSVGTQVGTLKSGRFYALDLYGGLRMDFWCARLATKGCEDNRVASWLQTEFLSFQDGDFPTKICDTEYVQYPNYCAFKSQQCMMRNRNRKLDHVRPIPVQVSRMRCLQNETYTVLTPAKSEDLVLRWSQEFSTLTLGQAG; encoded by the exons ATGAGGCAGCTCGCCGCCGCCTCCCTTCTCTCACTCCTGAGGG TGCTGCTCCTGCCTCCGGCACCGGCCCCCGCCCAGGATACCCTCTCGACCTCCACTCCGGGCAGCCCCCTCTCTCCCACCGAGTATGAGCGCTTCTTTGCGCTGCTGACCCCAACCTGGAAGGCAGAGACCACCTGCCGGCTCCGCGCAACCCACGGCTGCCGGAACCCCACCCTCGTCCAGCTGGACCAGTATGAAAACCACGGCCTGGTGCCGGAAG GCGCTGTCTGCTCCGACCTCCCTCATGCCTCCCGGTTTGAGTCCTTCTGCCAGTTTACTCAGTACCGTTGCTCCAACCACGTCTACTACGCCAAG CGGGTCGGGTGCTCCCAGCCAGTCTCAATCCTCTCACCAAACACTCTCAAGGAGGTGGACACTTCCTCTGAAGTGCCGCTCACGACGATGACCTCCCCCAAGTCCTCCCACATCACAG CCACAGAACAACAGGCCTTCCAGCCCTGGCCCGAGCGGCTTAACAGCAGCGTGGAGGAGCTGCTACAATCCTCCCAGTCCCTGGGCGGCCAGGATCAAGGGCAGGAGCGGGAGGGACAAGAGGAGGAGTGGGAGGAAGGACAGGGCACAAAGCAGGCGCTGGAGGTGACGTCTGGGTTGCAGGCAGACCTGGAGCCCAAGACCCAGTCTGAATTTGTAACTTCCAACCCTTTCTCCTTCACTCCCCGGGTGCGGGAAGTGGAGTCTACTCCCATGACGATGGAGAACATCCAAGAGGTCATCCGATCCGTGCAGGAAAtggatgaaatgaatgaaatgaatgatgtATATGAGGAGAATATCTGGAAAGCCCAGAGCCCCGGCAG TCTCCTGCAGCTGCCTCACGTGGAGGCCTTGCTGGCACTGTGCTACTCGATTGTGGAGAACACCTGTGTCATAACCCCTACAGCCAAGGCCTGGCAGCACTTGGAGGATGAGATCCTCGGTTTCGGGAAGTCG GTCTGTGACAGCCTTGGGCGGCGCCACGTGGCTACATGTGCCCTCTGTGAGTTCTGCTCCCTCAAGCTGGAGCAGTGCCGCTCGGAGGCCAGCCTGCAGCGGCAGCAGTGTGACAGCTCCCACAAGACGCCCTTCGTCAGCCCCCTGCTCGCGTCCCAGAGCATGTCCGTCGGCACCCAG GTAGGGACCCTAAAATCGGGCCGCTTTTACGCGCTGGATTTGTACGGCGGGCTGCGCATGGACTTCTGGTGTGCCCGGCTGGCCACCAAGGGCTGCGAAGACAATCGAGTCGCCAGCTGGCTCCAGACCGAGTTCCTCAGCTTCCAGGATGGGGACTTCCCCACCAAG ATTTGTGACACAGAATACGTGCAGTACCCGAACTATTGTGCCTTCAAAAGCCAGCAGTGCATGATGAGAAACCGGAACCGGAAG CTGGACCACGTGCGCCCAATCCCCGTGCAGGTGTCCCGCATGAGATGTCTGCAGAATGAGACGTACACCGTCCTGACCCCGGCCAAGAGCGAGGACCTCGTGCTTCGATGGAGCCAGGAGTTTAGCACCTTGACTCTCGGCCAAGCCGGCTGA
- the ING4 gene encoding inhibitor of growth protein 4 isoform X3, whose amino-acid sequence MAAGMYLEHYLDSIENLPFELQRNFQLMRDLDQRTEDLKAEIDKLATEYMSSARSLSSEEKLALLRQIQEAYGKCKGFGDDKVQLAMQTYEMVDKHIRRLDTDLARFEADLKEKQIESSDYDSSSSKEGRTQKEKKAARARSKGKNSDEEAPKAAQKKLKLVRTSPEYGMPSVTFGSVHPSDVLDMPVDPNEPTYCLCHQVSYGEMIGCDNPDCSIEWFHFACVGLTTKPRGKWFCPRCSQERKKK is encoded by the exons ATGGCTGCGGGGATGTATTTGGAACATTATCTGGACA gTATTGAAAACCTCCCATTTGAACTGCAGAGAAACTTCCAGCTCATGAGGGACCTGGACCAAAGAACAGAGG ACCTGAAGGCTGAAATTGACAAGTTGGCCACTGAGTATATGAGTAGCGCCCGCAGCCTGAGCTCCGAGGAGAAATTGGCCCTTCTCAGACAGATCCAGGAAGCCTATGGCAAGTGCAAGGGATTTGGTGACGACAAGGTGCAGCTTGCCATGCAGACCTATGAGATG gTGGACAAACACATTCGGCGACTGGACACAGACCTGGCCCGTTTTGAGGCTGATCTGAAGGAGAAGCAGATTGAGTCAAGTGACTATGACAGCTCTTCCAGCAAAG AAGGCCGGACTCAAAAGGAGAAGAAGGCTGCCCGTGCTCGTTCCAAAGGGAAAAACTCCGACGAAGAAGCCCCCAAGGCTGCCCAGAAGAAGTTAAAACTTGTGCGCAC AAGCCCTGAGTATGGGATGCCCTCAGTGACCTTTGGCAGTGTCCACCCCTCTGATGTGTTGGATATGCCTGTGGATCCCAACGAACCCACCTATTGCCTTTGTCACCAGGTCTCCTATGGAGAGATGATTGGCTGTGACAACCCTGAT TGTTCCATCGAGTGGTTCCATTTTGCCTGTGTGGGGCTGACCACCAAGCCTCGGGGGAAGTG GTTTTGCCCACGCTGCTCCCAAGAAcggaagaagaaatag
- the ING4 gene encoding inhibitor of growth protein 4 isoform X4 — protein MAAGMYLEHYLDSIENLPFELQRNFQLMRDLDQRTEDLKAEIDKLATEYMSSARSLSSEEKLALLRQIQEAYGKCKGFGDDKVQLAMQTYEMVDKHIRRLDTDLARFEADLKEKQIESSDYDSSSSKGRTQKEKKAARARSKGKNSDEEAPKAAQKKLKLVRTSPEYGMPSVTFGSVHPSDVLDMPVDPNEPTYCLCHQVSYGEMIGCDNPDCSIEWFHFACVGLTTKPRGKWFCPRCSQERKKK, from the exons ATGGCTGCGGGGATGTATTTGGAACATTATCTGGACA gTATTGAAAACCTCCCATTTGAACTGCAGAGAAACTTCCAGCTCATGAGGGACCTGGACCAAAGAACAGAGG ACCTGAAGGCTGAAATTGACAAGTTGGCCACTGAGTATATGAGTAGCGCCCGCAGCCTGAGCTCCGAGGAGAAATTGGCCCTTCTCAGACAGATCCAGGAAGCCTATGGCAAGTGCAAGGGATTTGGTGACGACAAGGTGCAGCTTGCCATGCAGACCTATGAGATG gTGGACAAACACATTCGGCGACTGGACACAGACCTGGCCCGTTTTGAGGCTGATCTGAAGGAGAAGCAGATTGAGTCAAGTGACTATGACAGCTCTTCCAGCAAAG GCCGGACTCAAAAGGAGAAGAAGGCTGCCCGTGCTCGTTCCAAAGGGAAAAACTCCGACGAAGAAGCCCCCAAGGCTGCCCAGAAGAAGTTAAAACTTGTGCGCAC AAGCCCTGAGTATGGGATGCCCTCAGTGACCTTTGGCAGTGTCCACCCCTCTGATGTGTTGGATATGCCTGTGGATCCCAACGAACCCACCTATTGCCTTTGTCACCAGGTCTCCTATGGAGAGATGATTGGCTGTGACAACCCTGAT TGTTCCATCGAGTGGTTCCATTTTGCCTGTGTGGGGCTGACCACCAAGCCTCGGGGGAAGTG GTTTTGCCCACGCTGCTCCCAAGAAcggaagaagaaatag
- the ING4 gene encoding inhibitor of growth protein 4 isoform X1 has protein sequence MAAGMYLEHYLDSIENLPFELQRNFQLMRDLDQRTEDLKAEIDKLATEYMSSARSLSSEEKLALLRQIQEAYGKCKGFGDDKVQLAMQTYEMVDKHIRRLDTDLARFEADLKEKQIESSDYDSSSSKGKKKGRTQKEKKAARARSKGKNSDEEAPKAAQKKLKLVRTSPEYGMPSVTFGSVHPSDVLDMPVDPNEPTYCLCHQVSYGEMIGCDNPDCSIEWFHFACVGLTTKPRGKWFCPRCSQERKKK, from the exons ATGGCTGCGGGGATGTATTTGGAACATTATCTGGACA gTATTGAAAACCTCCCATTTGAACTGCAGAGAAACTTCCAGCTCATGAGGGACCTGGACCAAAGAACAGAGG ACCTGAAGGCTGAAATTGACAAGTTGGCCACTGAGTATATGAGTAGCGCCCGCAGCCTGAGCTCCGAGGAGAAATTGGCCCTTCTCAGACAGATCCAGGAAGCCTATGGCAAGTGCAAGGGATTTGGTGACGACAAGGTGCAGCTTGCCATGCAGACCTATGAGATG gTGGACAAACACATTCGGCGACTGGACACAGACCTGGCCCGTTTTGAGGCTGATCTGAAGGAGAAGCAGATTGAGTCAAGTGACTATGACAGCTCTTCCAGCAAAGGCAAAAAGA AAGGCCGGACTCAAAAGGAGAAGAAGGCTGCCCGTGCTCGTTCCAAAGGGAAAAACTCCGACGAAGAAGCCCCCAAGGCTGCCCAGAAGAAGTTAAAACTTGTGCGCAC AAGCCCTGAGTATGGGATGCCCTCAGTGACCTTTGGCAGTGTCCACCCCTCTGATGTGTTGGATATGCCTGTGGATCCCAACGAACCCACCTATTGCCTTTGTCACCAGGTCTCCTATGGAGAGATGATTGGCTGTGACAACCCTGAT TGTTCCATCGAGTGGTTCCATTTTGCCTGTGTGGGGCTGACCACCAAGCCTCGGGGGAAGTG GTTTTGCCCACGCTGCTCCCAAGAAcggaagaagaaatag
- the ACRBP gene encoding acrosin-binding protein isoform X2, translated as MRQLAAASLLSLLRVLLLPPAPAPAQDTLSTSTPGSPLSPTEYERFFALLTPTWKAETTCRLRATHGCRNPTLVQLDQYENHGLVPEGAVCSDLPHASRFESFCQFTQYRCSNHVYYAKRVGCSQPVSILSPNTLKEVDTSSEVPLTTMTSPKSSHITATEQQAFQPWPERLNSSVEELLQSSQSLGGQDQGQEREGQEEEWEEGQGTKQALEVTSGLQADLEPKTQSEFVTSNPFSFTPRVREVESTPMTMENIQEVIRSVQEMDEMNEMNDVYEENIWKAQSPGSLLQLPHVEALLALCYSIVENTCVITPTAKAWQHLEDEILGFGKSVCDSLGRRHVATCALCEFCSLKLEQCRSEASLQRQQCDSSHKTPFVSPLLASQSMSVGTQVGTLKSGRFYALDLYGGLRMDFWCARLATKGCEDNRVASWLQTEFLSFQDGDFPTKICDTEYVQYPNYCAFKSQQCMMRNRNRKVSRMRCLQNETYTVLTPAKSEDLVLRWSQEFSTLTLGQAG; from the exons ATGAGGCAGCTCGCCGCCGCCTCCCTTCTCTCACTCCTGAGGG TGCTGCTCCTGCCTCCGGCACCGGCCCCCGCCCAGGATACCCTCTCGACCTCCACTCCGGGCAGCCCCCTCTCTCCCACCGAGTATGAGCGCTTCTTTGCGCTGCTGACCCCAACCTGGAAGGCAGAGACCACCTGCCGGCTCCGCGCAACCCACGGCTGCCGGAACCCCACCCTCGTCCAGCTGGACCAGTATGAAAACCACGGCCTGGTGCCGGAAG GCGCTGTCTGCTCCGACCTCCCTCATGCCTCCCGGTTTGAGTCCTTCTGCCAGTTTACTCAGTACCGTTGCTCCAACCACGTCTACTACGCCAAG CGGGTCGGGTGCTCCCAGCCAGTCTCAATCCTCTCACCAAACACTCTCAAGGAGGTGGACACTTCCTCTGAAGTGCCGCTCACGACGATGACCTCCCCCAAGTCCTCCCACATCACAG CCACAGAACAACAGGCCTTCCAGCCCTGGCCCGAGCGGCTTAACAGCAGCGTGGAGGAGCTGCTACAATCCTCCCAGTCCCTGGGCGGCCAGGATCAAGGGCAGGAGCGGGAGGGACAAGAGGAGGAGTGGGAGGAAGGACAGGGCACAAAGCAGGCGCTGGAGGTGACGTCTGGGTTGCAGGCAGACCTGGAGCCCAAGACCCAGTCTGAATTTGTAACTTCCAACCCTTTCTCCTTCACTCCCCGGGTGCGGGAAGTGGAGTCTACTCCCATGACGATGGAGAACATCCAAGAGGTCATCCGATCCGTGCAGGAAAtggatgaaatgaatgaaatgaatgatgtATATGAGGAGAATATCTGGAAAGCCCAGAGCCCCGGCAG TCTCCTGCAGCTGCCTCACGTGGAGGCCTTGCTGGCACTGTGCTACTCGATTGTGGAGAACACCTGTGTCATAACCCCTACAGCCAAGGCCTGGCAGCACTTGGAGGATGAGATCCTCGGTTTCGGGAAGTCG GTCTGTGACAGCCTTGGGCGGCGCCACGTGGCTACATGTGCCCTCTGTGAGTTCTGCTCCCTCAAGCTGGAGCAGTGCCGCTCGGAGGCCAGCCTGCAGCGGCAGCAGTGTGACAGCTCCCACAAGACGCCCTTCGTCAGCCCCCTGCTCGCGTCCCAGAGCATGTCCGTCGGCACCCAG GTAGGGACCCTAAAATCGGGCCGCTTTTACGCGCTGGATTTGTACGGCGGGCTGCGCATGGACTTCTGGTGTGCCCGGCTGGCCACCAAGGGCTGCGAAGACAATCGAGTCGCCAGCTGGCTCCAGACCGAGTTCCTCAGCTTCCAGGATGGGGACTTCCCCACCAAG ATTTGTGACACAGAATACGTGCAGTACCCGAACTATTGTGCCTTCAAAAGCCAGCAGTGCATGATGAGAAACCGGAACCGGAAG GTGTCCCGCATGAGATGTCTGCAGAATGAGACGTACACCGTCCTGACCCCGGCCAAGAGCGAGGACCTCGTGCTTCGATGGAGCCAGGAGTTTAGCACCTTGACTCTCGGCCAAGCCGGCTGA
- the ACRBP gene encoding acrosin-binding protein isoform X3, translating to MFFYFDICILFCVFYAQLNEYVQFALPFSAFVFMYVFVYVFLSAFMCVPLRTKTWGVRNLTIPFPSLSWSLPNPAAATEQQAFQPWPERLNSSVEELLQSSQSLGGQDQGQEREGQEEEWEEGQGTKQALEVTSGLQADLEPKTQSEFVTSNPFSFTPRVREVESTPMTMENIQEVIRSVQEMDEMNEMNDVYEENIWKAQSPGSLLQLPHVEALLALCYSIVENTCVITPTAKAWQHLEDEILGFGKSVCDSLGRRHVATCALCEFCSLKLEQCRSEASLQRQQCDSSHKTPFVSPLLASQSMSVGTQVGTLKSGRFYALDLYGGLRMDFWCARLATKGCEDNRVASWLQTEFLSFQDGDFPTKICDTEYVQYPNYCAFKSQQCMMRNRNRKLDHVRPIPVQVSRMRCLQNETYTVLTPAKSEDLVLRWSQEFSTLTLGQAG from the exons atgttcttttattttgatatttgtatTCTCTTCTGTGTTTTTTATGCTCAACTGAATGAATATGTGCAATTTGCGCTGCCTTTCTCTGCctttgtgtttatgtatgtgtttgtttatgtgtttttgtCTGCGTTTATGTGTGTCCCTCTGCGAACAAAGACATGGGGGGTCAGAAACCTGACCatccctttcccttctctctcttggtCCCTCCCAAACCCTGCTGCAGCCACAGAACAACAGGCCTTCCAGCCCTGGCCCGAGCGGCTTAACAGCAGCGTGGAGGAGCTGCTACAATCCTCCCAGTCCCTGGGCGGCCAGGATCAAGGGCAGGAGCGGGAGGGACAAGAGGAGGAGTGGGAGGAAGGACAGGGCACAAAGCAGGCGCTGGAGGTGACGTCTGGGTTGCAGGCAGACCTGGAGCCCAAGACCCAGTCTGAATTTGTAACTTCCAACCCTTTCTCCTTCACTCCCCGGGTGCGGGAAGTGGAGTCTACTCCCATGACGATGGAGAACATCCAAGAGGTCATCCGATCCGTGCAGGAAAtggatgaaatgaatgaaatgaatgatgtATATGAGGAGAATATCTGGAAAGCCCAGAGCCCCGGCAG TCTCCTGCAGCTGCCTCACGTGGAGGCCTTGCTGGCACTGTGCTACTCGATTGTGGAGAACACCTGTGTCATAACCCCTACAGCCAAGGCCTGGCAGCACTTGGAGGATGAGATCCTCGGTTTCGGGAAGTCG GTCTGTGACAGCCTTGGGCGGCGCCACGTGGCTACATGTGCCCTCTGTGAGTTCTGCTCCCTCAAGCTGGAGCAGTGCCGCTCGGAGGCCAGCCTGCAGCGGCAGCAGTGTGACAGCTCCCACAAGACGCCCTTCGTCAGCCCCCTGCTCGCGTCCCAGAGCATGTCCGTCGGCACCCAG GTAGGGACCCTAAAATCGGGCCGCTTTTACGCGCTGGATTTGTACGGCGGGCTGCGCATGGACTTCTGGTGTGCCCGGCTGGCCACCAAGGGCTGCGAAGACAATCGAGTCGCCAGCTGGCTCCAGACCGAGTTCCTCAGCTTCCAGGATGGGGACTTCCCCACCAAG ATTTGTGACACAGAATACGTGCAGTACCCGAACTATTGTGCCTTCAAAAGCCAGCAGTGCATGATGAGAAACCGGAACCGGAAG CTGGACCACGTGCGCCCAATCCCCGTGCAGGTGTCCCGCATGAGATGTCTGCAGAATGAGACGTACACCGTCCTGACCCCGGCCAAGAGCGAGGACCTCGTGCTTCGATGGAGCCAGGAGTTTAGCACCTTGACTCTCGGCCAAGCCGGCTGA
- the ING4 gene encoding inhibitor of growth protein 4 isoform X2 — translation MAAGMYLEHYLDSIENLPFELQRNFQLMRDLDQRTEDLKAEIDKLATEYMSSARSLSSEEKLALLRQIQEAYGKCKGFGDDKVQLAMQTYEMVDKHIRRLDTDLARFEADLKEKQIESSDYDSSSSKGKKSRTQKEKKAARARSKGKNSDEEAPKAAQKKLKLVRTSPEYGMPSVTFGSVHPSDVLDMPVDPNEPTYCLCHQVSYGEMIGCDNPDCSIEWFHFACVGLTTKPRGKWFCPRCSQERKKK, via the exons ATGGCTGCGGGGATGTATTTGGAACATTATCTGGACA gTATTGAAAACCTCCCATTTGAACTGCAGAGAAACTTCCAGCTCATGAGGGACCTGGACCAAAGAACAGAGG ACCTGAAGGCTGAAATTGACAAGTTGGCCACTGAGTATATGAGTAGCGCCCGCAGCCTGAGCTCCGAGGAGAAATTGGCCCTTCTCAGACAGATCCAGGAAGCCTATGGCAAGTGCAAGGGATTTGGTGACGACAAGGTGCAGCTTGCCATGCAGACCTATGAGATG gTGGACAAACACATTCGGCGACTGGACACAGACCTGGCCCGTTTTGAGGCTGATCTGAAGGAGAAGCAGATTGAGTCAAGTGACTATGACAGCTCTTCCAGCAAAGGCAAAAAGA GCCGGACTCAAAAGGAGAAGAAGGCTGCCCGTGCTCGTTCCAAAGGGAAAAACTCCGACGAAGAAGCCCCCAAGGCTGCCCAGAAGAAGTTAAAACTTGTGCGCAC AAGCCCTGAGTATGGGATGCCCTCAGTGACCTTTGGCAGTGTCCACCCCTCTGATGTGTTGGATATGCCTGTGGATCCCAACGAACCCACCTATTGCCTTTGTCACCAGGTCTCCTATGGAGAGATGATTGGCTGTGACAACCCTGAT TGTTCCATCGAGTGGTTCCATTTTGCCTGTGTGGGGCTGACCACCAAGCCTCGGGGGAAGTG GTTTTGCCCACGCTGCTCCCAAGAAcggaagaagaaatag